TACCTGCAGTTCGGCGTCTGGTTCACGATCCTCTTCACCGTCTTCGACATCATCGAGGCCGGCAGAGGCACGGGGGGCTTCACGTTCACCCTGGTGCAGGACTTCTACATGACGCTGTTCGCGACCTACGCCTTCGCCGCCCCGATCGGGGCGATCCTCAACAAACACGTCCTCCTGCAGCGCAGCGATCGCGTGATTTGGGTGCTGAGCGGCGTCGCCGTAGTGTTCATCGCAACGAGTCTCTTCTGAGCCACAGGTCTCTTCAGAAAGGGCGGTTTCCACATGCGCAGAGTCGTCACGTCGCTCCTTCCCCTCCTGATTGCCGCCCCGCTGATGGGGCAAGCGACGCTCGGATTCCGTGGCGGGCTGAGCGACGCCACCATCTCCTCGGATTTGGAGGATACGGCGGAACAGGAGGCGCGGCGGGGCGTGGTCGCGGGCCTCGACATCACCTTTCCGGTCGGAAGCGCGGTCCAGCTTCGGATCGGCGGAGCGTACGTCCAGAAGGGTACGAACCTGGCCGTGGACAGCCCATCGGAAGGCATCCGGGGGTCGACCGGCATCGAGGCGGACTGGGTACAGGCGTCGGCGCTCGTGCGCATCGGAACACCTCGAGGCCGCGGAGCGTCCTTCGGTCTGCTGCTGGGCCCGTGGGCGGCGTCCCTCATCTCCTGCGAAACGAGCCTGGACTTCGAAGTCAGCGGACTGGGACCGGTGAGCGAATCGATGTCATGCGACGATGTGACGACATCGACTGACTTCGGCGTCGCGGCGGGCGCCGGGGTGGAGATGGCGATTTCCGACGGTCTGCGGCTGGGCGTGGATCTGATCTACTCGCTGGGACTCGCGAACGTCGACGACACGTCCGACGATACGTCCATGGACACCACCAACACCCGCCACCTGGCGCTACAGGCCGGGTTCGTGATCCCGCTCGGAGGCTGACGAAGCCGGGCTGACGAAGCCGGGCTGACGAAGCCGGGCTGAGGGTGCCCGGCCGGCGTCAGGGCACGAGCGTCCGCGGCGGCTGCAGGAGGTCCTCGACGCGGAAGATCTCGCCGTCCTTCAGCACGATGCGGGCGCGGCGGAGATCCTCGATGTCCTCCAGCGGGTTGCCTTCGACGATGAGGATGTCGGCGAGGGCGCCGGCCTCGAGCGTTCCGATCTCTCCTTCCATCGCGAGTGCCTCGGCGGACACCGATGTGGCCGTGCGCAGGGCCTCGACCTCGGTGAGACCGCCCCAGACGTAGTTCTCGACCTCCGCGATGAGGGCGGCGCCGTAGGGGATGATCGGGGAGTCGGTGCCCGCCACCACCTTGCCTCCGCCGCGGACGACGCGGGTCACGGTGCGGCCGGCGTCGGCGAGCAGCTCGTCGATGCCGCCGGCCCGGCCCCTCGTGAGGGCGCGTGTGGTCATGGCCTCGGCCATCCCCTCGGGGAACACGGCCTCGAAGCGGGCGTCGGTCGTCCACGACGGGTCGTCGCCGACGGACTTCCACCAGCCGCCCATGAGGGCCATCGTCGGCGTGATCGTCATGCCGGAGGCGGTAAGGAGCTGGATCACGTCGTCATACGTCCGGTACATCGCCGTCACCTTCGGCGAATAGCCGCGGCGGCTCGTGCCCGAGATGTGTTCGACGTGGTCCTGGCCGTGCGCGACGGCGGGATAGATCTCGTGACTCGCCACCGGAATCCCGATCCCGTGCGCGAACTCGATGATGCGGCGCTGGATGAGATCCGGCATTCGGACGTAGGTCTTGATGAGGGAATAGCCCACGTGCTCGGCGCGATCCAGCTCCAGCTCGAGGTTCCCGTTGGGGCCGAGGGAGCCGGCGCCCGAGTAGTAGATCCGGTTGCCGTCCATCGTGCGGCCGGTGGCGAACTCCCGCGGTCCGATGCGGCGGCCCGAGTCGATGGACTCCCGGCGCTCGGCGACCTCGTAGGGGTCGGAGGTGGGGTCGCGGATCGTCGTCACCCCGTAGGCGAGAAAGGCGCGGCCCAGCGCCTCGCCCATCCCGTAGCCCATGTGCGAGTGCATGTCGACGAGGCCGGGAAGGACGGTGTGGTCGCTCGCGTCCACGACCTCGCCCCCCGCGTCGGTGACCGCGGCGACGTGCGCGTCGTTGCGCGGGGCGACGGAGACGATCCGGTTGCCCTCGATGACAATGTCCATGTCGCGGGAGACCTCGTCCGAGACGCCGTCCCACACGCGCGCCGCGCGTACGAGCACGGCGCCCTCCCGCGCGGGGCGTCGCCACTCCAGCCGCATCGGAATCTCCTCGGAGCGGCCGTCGTCGAGGTGGTAGCGGCGCAGGCCGCGCGTCGACTGATAGACGATGGACCGCGAGTCGCCCGTCCACGAGATCGCGTCCGCGTGGTGGTTGGAGAGGCGCGTCGGCGGCCCGCTGGGCGCGCCCTCCGCGTCGACCTCGACCATCCACAGCACGCCCTCGCTGGCGTACGCCATGCGCCGCCCGTCCGGCGACCACACCGGCCCGTCGAGCGCCCGCACACCCATGTTTTCGTGATCTGCCGCCGTGACCCGGCGCGTCTCGCCCCCGTCCAGCGGCTGCAGGAGGATCTCGTTCCGCCCCTCGCGGAAGCGCGACGAGTATTGAGAGAGGACGGACATCGCGATCGTCCGCCCGTCCGGGGAGAACGACGGCCGGCTGGGGGCGAAGAGATCGTTGCGGATCGTGGTGAGTTCGCCCGTCGCGAGGTCCACGACCTGCACGGCGGCCTGCAGTCCCATGACCGAGGTGAAGACGATCCGGTCCCCGGCGGGGGAGAACACGGGGCCCACCTCGCCGCCCGGTTCGGTGGTGGCGCGCGTCTCGGTGTCGCTGGCCATGTCGCGCACCCAGATGTCGAGCGAGCCCGACCGGTCCGAGGCGTAGGCAAGCCGCGAGCCGTCGCGCGACCACGCCGGCATCAGGTCGACGAAGGGGTCGTCCGTGAGCCGCCGTGGCGTCGCGCCGCCCGCCGCTTCCGTCTCGTCCGCCGCGATGTCGAGTAACCACAGGTCGCCGAGGGCGGTGAAGGCGATGTGGCGACCGTCGGGGGAGACCGCCGGGGCGACGATCCCCCGCGCGGGCTCCGGCTCTCCCGCCTCGAACGAACGCGGCGCGCGCTCGTAGTCGCGCCGCGTAAACGCGAACGTGGCCTCGAAGGGGATGTCCGCCCCCGGCGCCCCGTCCGCCGACACGCGCCGGATGCGGCCGTCGCCGGTGTAGGCGATCTCCACGGCGTCCGTCCCGTCCCCCGTCCGGTCTCCCATCCACATGGGACGGAAGGGGAAGACGTCCGCCCCCGCTTCGGTGAGGCGCGTCGGCGTGGTAGCGCCCGCGCCGCCGCTGCCGCCCGCGCCGGCGTCGGCCACCCAGAGGCCGGTCTGGCCCTGAACGACGGCCGAGTACGCGATCCGGCTTCCGTCCGTGCTCCACGCCGGCGAAATCGCGCCCGCGTTCCGCGCCACGACCCGGGTCGAGCCGCCGCTCTCGCGGACGATGATCGCCCCGAGGCCGCGGTCCGAGGCGTAGGCCAGAGATTCGCCATCCGGCGCCCACTGCGGCGTGAACTCGTGCGTGGGCGCGTCCGTCACCCGCTGGATTCGGCCGTCGCCGGGCCCGCCCGAGACGTCGAGCGTCCAGATGTCATAGTTGCCGGAACGATCCGAGGCGAAGACGATCGCGCCGCCATCCGGGGAGTAGGCCGGCTCCCGCTCGTCGTAGGGACCGAAGGTGTGCTGCACCGGATCGGTCCCGTCGGACGCGATCGACCAGATGTGCCAGCGCCCGTCCCGAAACGACTGGAACACGATCCGGCTCCCGTCCGGCGCCCACTGCGGCTGCCGCGCGTCGTAGTACATGTCCGTGATCGCGCGCGCCTCGCCGCCCCCGGCGTCCATCACCCACAACGTCCCCTGCAGGTCGAGCACGATCCGGCTCCCGTCCGGCGAGACCGCCGCCGCCATGTTCGTCCCCTCCGACACCGTGACCCGTACCTCGCGATCCTGCGCGTGCGACGCCGTTGGCAGGAGAAGCGATACGGA
The Candidatus Palauibacter polyketidifaciens genome window above contains:
- a CDS encoding amidohydrolase family protein, with protein sequence MYQLSVPRLRRRSSALIPLAVRFLLPLALFLLSVSLLLPTASHAQDREVRVTVSEGTNMAAAVSPDGSRIVLDLQGTLWVMDAGGGEARAITDMYYDARQPQWAPDGSRIVFQSFRDGRWHIWSIASDGTDPVQHTFGPYDEREPAYSPDGGAIVFASDRSGNYDIWTLDVSGGPGDGRIQRVTDAPTHEFTPQWAPDGESLAYASDRGLGAIIVRESGGSTRVVARNAGAISPAWSTDGSRIAYSAVVQGQTGLWVADAGAGGSGGAGATTPTRLTEAGADVFPFRPMWMGDRTGDGTDAVEIAYTGDGRIRRVSADGAPGADIPFEATFAFTRRDYERAPRSFEAGEPEPARGIVAPAVSPDGRHIAFTALGDLWLLDIAADETEAAGGATPRRLTDDPFVDLMPAWSRDGSRLAYASDRSGSLDIWVRDMASDTETRATTEPGGEVGPVFSPAGDRIVFTSVMGLQAAVQVVDLATGELTTIRNDLFAPSRPSFSPDGRTIAMSVLSQYSSRFREGRNEILLQPLDGGETRRVTAADHENMGVRALDGPVWSPDGRRMAYASEGVLWMVEVDAEGAPSGPPTRLSNHHADAISWTGDSRSIVYQSTRGLRRYHLDDGRSEEIPMRLEWRRPAREGAVLVRAARVWDGVSDEVSRDMDIVIEGNRIVSVAPRNDAHVAAVTDAGGEVVDASDHTVLPGLVDMHSHMGYGMGEALGRAFLAYGVTTIRDPTSDPYEVAERRESIDSGRRIGPREFATGRTMDGNRIYYSGAGSLGPNGNLELELDRAEHVGYSLIKTYVRMPDLIQRRIIEFAHGIGIPVASHEIYPAVAHGQDHVEHISGTSRRGYSPKVTAMYRTYDDVIQLLTASGMTITPTMALMGGWWKSVGDDPSWTTDARFEAVFPEGMAEAMTTRALTRGRAGGIDELLADAGRTVTRVVRGGGKVVAGTDSPIIPYGAALIAEVENYVWGGLTEVEALRTATSVSAEALAMEGEIGTLEAGALADILIVEGNPLEDIEDLRRARIVLKDGEIFRVEDLLQPPRTLVP
- a CDS encoding outer membrane beta-barrel protein yields the protein MRRVVTSLLPLLIAAPLMGQATLGFRGGLSDATISSDLEDTAEQEARRGVVAGLDITFPVGSAVQLRIGGAYVQKGTNLAVDSPSEGIRGSTGIEADWVQASALVRIGTPRGRGASFGLLLGPWAASLISCETSLDFEVSGLGPVSESMSCDDVTTSTDFGVAAGAGVEMAISDGLRLGVDLIYSLGLANVDDTSDDTSMDTTNTRHLALQAGFVIPLGG